A single genomic interval of Candidatus Bathyarchaeota archaeon harbors:
- a CDS encoding helix-turn-helix domain-containing protein produces the protein METIVESPQKVAKLYDKNTGVWKFVRKDKGPIRSIELIENMFQKLGLSKNEIRVYVYLARFREQKASEISEALTLHRTETYRILRDLEKRGLVSSVFEKPLKFIATPFERAIDALIEAKKLRIQRLERKKKDLINIWLSLPRPEVKQNRKEVFQILEGEEQIDFKANEIIQNAQREINVLACEEDLARLYHSGFIDKLEKLSKKNFDVKLLTCNSPKSRFFIEKIRLTNMRYALSDVKDVPTFILVDQEQLLLTIRKNPENYSGKAKRAKIAALWTNYGAFVKALGKLFSELWKVEEPLKIVSSS, from the coding sequence ATGGAAACAATTGTAGAAAGCCCCCAAAAAGTTGCTAAACTTTATGACAAAAACACTGGGGTATGGAAATTTGTAAGAAAAGATAAGGGACCAATTAGATCCATAGAACTCATTGAGAATATGTTTCAGAAGCTCGGTCTGTCTAAGAACGAGATCAGAGTTTATGTTTATCTTGCTCGTTTCAGAGAACAAAAAGCAAGTGAGATTTCTGAGGCACTTACTCTCCACAGAACAGAGACCTACAGAATACTGCGAGACTTGGAAAAAAGAGGTTTAGTATCATCAGTTTTCGAGAAGCCTTTGAAGTTCATCGCTACACCTTTTGAACGGGCGATAGATGCTCTTATCGAGGCAAAGAAGCTGAGAATCCAGCGGTTAGAAAGGAAGAAGAAAGACTTAATCAACATATGGCTCTCTCTTCCCCGTCCTGAAGTGAAACAAAACAGAAAGGAAGTCTTCCAGATACTTGAAGGTGAAGAGCAGATTGATTTCAAGGCAAACGAAATAATCCAAAACGCGCAGCGTGAAATCAACGTCCTTGCCTGTGAAGAAGACCTTGCAAGATTATACCATTCAGGTTTTATAGATAAACTTGAAAAGCTTTCAAAGAAAAACTTCGATGTTAAACTTCTGACATGTAATTCGCCCAAAAGCCGCTTTTTTATTGAAAAAATAAGGCTGACGAATATGAGGTATGCGCTTTCAGATGTTAAAGATGTTCCCACGTTCATTTTGGTGGATCAAGAGCAGCTTCTCCTCACGATTAGAAAAAATCCTGAAAATTATAGCGGAAAAGCGAAGCGGGCGAAAATTGCGGCTTTGTGGACGAATTACGGGGCTTTCGTTAAGGCTTTGGGAAAGCTTTTTTCGGAGT